cgcggtcgcactgaagaaatctatttggcaaaatcccggtcaatgaggttttattatgtgaaaacgcctcttttttggttgaccgtaggtccgaacggtcaaaccatgtccaaaacggacgaaaattttacggggtccctaaatatatataccgatcacatctgctggtgtcgatcgaccatatttcgaattagagttgacgctcacctaagtgtcaactaatgtatcctaaccttttatatttggtttaaaataaaactatcgcattatgaagcgacgatatgaagaaaacttctaggggtcgatcgacaccagctaatgtgatcggtatatatatttagtgaccctataaaaatttcatccaattcagacctcatttgaccgttggaattttcggtaaattgaaaacaccactattatgccctaagggatgattcattacaaagatgcgaacgccgtaagccatttgcatatctgaagtcatctaatttttgttacctatcgtgtatggtcgcactgaagaaatctatttggcaaaacctcagtcaatgaggttttattatgtgaaaacgcctctttttttgttgaccgtgggtatgaacggtcaaaccatgtccaaaacggatgaaattgttacggggtccctaaatatatataccgatcacatctgctggtgtcgatcgaccatatttcgaattagagttgacgatcacctaagtgtcaactaatgtatcataacctttatattaggtttaaaataaaactatcgcattatgaagcgactatatgaagaaaacttatagggatcgatcgacaccagctaatgtgatcggtatatatatttagtgaccctataaaaatttcatcaagttcagacctcatttgaccgtcggaattttcggtaaatcgaaaacaccactattatccCCTAAgagaggacctattacaaatatgagaacgccgaaagccgtttgcatatttgaaatcaactaatttttgttacctatcgtgcgcggtcgcactgaagaaatctatttggcaaaatcccggtcaatgaggttttattatgtgaaaacgcctcttttttggttgaccgtaggtccgaacggtcaaaccatgtccaaaacggacgaaaattttacggggtccctaaatatatataccgatcacatctgctggtgtcgatcgaccatatttcgaattagagttgacgctcacctaagtgtcaactaatgtatcataaccttttatatttggtttaaaataaaactatcgcattatgaagcgactatatgaaaaaaatttatagggatcgatcgacaccagctgatgtgatcggtatatatatttagtgaccctataaaaatttcatccaattcagacctcatttgaccgttggaattttcggtaaattgaaaacaccactattatgccctaagggaggacatattacaaatatgcgaacgccgaaagctgtttgcatatctgaaatcacctaatttttgttacctatcgtgcgcggtcgcacaaaagaaatatatttgacaaaactccggtcaatggggtttcaatatgtcaaaacgcatcttttttagttaaccgtaggtacgaacggtcaaaccatgtccaaaatgtatgaaatttttacgtggtccctagatatatataacgatcacatctgctggtgtcgatcgaccatatttcgaattagagttggcgattgcctaagtgtcaactaatatatcataacttttatattaggtttaaaataaaactatcacattatgaagcgactatatgaaggaagcaagacggctaaataatacgcctcttatacattaggtcaattaAGTTAGAAATTAGGTGCGGCTATGAGGCCGactacactatttttttatttaaaaaataataataatgtaaaattataaatatgacaaaatgatgtcgttttgtaacgttgaccattgacttcgggtttttcgggtcggttcggtttctaagggactgaacccaaaacccaacccaaacagattcggttcggttcgatttttttattttcggtttgaTTTTTTCAAATTCGATTTGAATTCGGGTCCGATTTTTTCAgttttcgggtcagtttgtccacccctacTTGCTCTAGCTTTGatctttgaactttgaagtctGAAATCAAATATCCTATGTTGTGGAAGCGTACATCACCAATACTGTAAAAGCACGCGCCTTCTGCAGAGACTGACGGAGAGGTCTGAACTCTGAAGTACCAATAAGTTAGTCTTTCTCAAATAGTAGTAAATTTGACCTAACGTAACGCGGCCTTGTAGGTAGACCACATTTTTCATTTCCTTTCAGTTCCAACGGCTCAGATCGTACCAGAAGGTAGGTATCATGACTATCATCATTACCTTCTCTTATCCCCACGTGGAAAATTAAGTCTCCCACAGACCCAGCCACTTATAAACCCCCCCGAACTGGAACATATCATCCCCAGAAACTTGGAAATCCCTTGCTTTCATCCAACACTATCTTCAAGCTCTATTTCCTTCTtcgtctctctttctcttcatcACCATGGACAACATTGGTGATGAGTACAGGCATTACTGGGAAACCAACATGTTCCTCCAAACCGAAGAGCTCGACAGGTATCCCACAAAacctagaaaaagaaagatcatTAAACAAGAATCATGCAtcgtttttgtttttcccGGAAAGGGTTTCGTTTCCTGACACCAATTTTTCTGGTCATGGCAGTTGGGGATTGGGGGAGGAGGCGTTTTCCGGGTACTATGATTCCAGCTCCCCTGATGGAGCAGCTTCGTCGATGGCCTCCAAGAACATTGTTTCAGAGAGGAACAGGAGGAAGAAGCTCAATGAGAGGCTATTTGCTCTTAGGGCAGTGGTACCCAACATTAGCAAGGTGATCTAAATtatctaattaattaagtaaACCATGTGTTTACTTAGTTTAATGGTTGCTGGTGATTATTTTGTATATACTAACAAAAGGGTGGTTAGTGCTAATAAATCTACACCGCTCGTTTTAATTGTTTAAGGAAAAGATGGAGTGTTTGATGATGTTTAGGGGTTtgcttctttgttttcttaattGATTTGGCCATGGTTTGTTGTGTCTGGACAGATGGATAAGGCTTCTATAATCAAAGACGCCATTGACTACATCCAAGAGCTTCATGATCAAGAAAGAAGAATTCAAGCGGAGATCATGGATTTGGAATCtcgaaaatcaaagaaaagtgTCATGTGTAGTTCTGATTTCGAACAAGAGCTTCCGGTCTTGTTGAgatcaaagaagaagaaaatcgaGCAGCTGTATGACTCTGGAGGATCAAGAACTTCCTCCATTGAAGTCCTTGAAGTAAGTCAATCAACCCATCTCAGTCTTCAATGATTAATTTTGACGGTGTAATAATAGGTGATAATACACCTAtatgttgaaaaaaaataacctATCATTCATCGTTAAATAATGAATATGGGGCCTATTTGGTGCTTACACTCCTTACAGCTTAGGGTTACGTACATGGCGGATAAGACAGTGGTGGTGAGCCTGACATGTAGTAAGAAAACAGACACAATGGTGAAACTGTGCGAGGTCTTTGAATCTTTGAAGCTCAAAATCATTACAGCGAATATCACTGCCTTTGCTGGGAGGGTACTGAAGACTGTCTTCATTGAGGTAACTTTTGCTTATAGTTTGTTTTTAGTGGCCAATTGGATTATAGGAGTATAGGAGCAAGGGTTTTTTATCCTTAAATGAAATGTTGGGTTCCTGGGTAGCACCCGAAAACGTGCAGAAATGACTGATTTCACCTATATAGGCAGCAAGCCAAACTTGCGTATTTGAAACATGTTACATGTGATTGCTTTGATCCAACATGTTACATGTGATTTCACCTATATAGGTGCCCCATGCCATGGTCTTTGTTCTTGTTTGTGAATTGTGATAGTGATTGAGATGAGGTTATATACCTGtgtaaattaaaaagaaaagtaaTTCGTAGGGGTTTGAGTTTTGGTTTAGGCTACCACTCCTAGGTTTTGATAGCCTTTAATTTCAAGTCAATGACTGGGTAGTGATAAAATGCGTCACCAAATATTTATCAGGTTAAAATATAGGTTTTGGCACAATCAAATTGGATTATATCTATTTGTAGACAAATAATTTGTTCGGTTGACAGAAAAATCTTAATCATACTTTTTCCTCGTTGCATGAGTGATTCTTAATAGAGAAATCCGCGAAGATATAAAAGACATCAGGGTACGTAACAGTGGCTGACCTACGTGTAGTGGTGGGTGGACTACCTCAATATAGATGTTTGAGTTGTTAGTAGGCTTGGTTAACTGACATGAGTTGCATTTGAGCCACCCAAGTTGGATTCTAATTTGCagcaattttgtttttctctttttcctaCTTCTTTTTTGGTGGATTTCTTAttataaatatcatttttc
This is a stretch of genomic DNA from Argentina anserina chromosome 4, drPotAnse1.1, whole genome shotgun sequence. It encodes these proteins:
- the LOC126790098 gene encoding transcription factor bHLH35-like — encoded protein: MDNIGDEYRHYWETNMFLQTEELDSWGLGEEAFSGYYDSSSPDGAASSMASKNIVSERNRRKKLNERLFALRAVVPNISKMDKASIIKDAIDYIQELHDQERRIQAEIMDLESRKSKKSVMCSSDFEQELPVLLRSKKKKIEQLYDSGGSRTSSIEVLELRVTYMADKTVVVSLTCSKKTDTMVKLCEVFESLKLKIITANITAFAGRVLKTVFIEADEEDKDHLKVKIETAIAALNGPQSPMSI